A stretch of the Aegilops tauschii subsp. strangulata cultivar AL8/78 chromosome 4, Aet v6.0, whole genome shotgun sequence genome encodes the following:
- the LOC109732942 gene encoding cyclin-A3-1, translated as MADKENSAYAAAAPRMTRASTKRAAAVTAVAVAAKRKRVALSEIPTLPNGAPQPHAKPKKPSSQVAKPKKRSVSSLSLPAPKPAPDAVDETGDPQLCAPYASDIYSYLRSMEVQAKRRPAADYIERVQVDVTPNMRGILVDWLVEVAEEYKLVSDTLYLTVSYIDRFLSANSLNRQKLQLLGVSAMLIASKYEEISPPNVEDFCYITDNTYMKQELVKMERDILNNLKFEMGNPTAKTFLRMFIKSGQEDKKYPSLLLEFMGSYLTELSLLDYGCVRFLPSAVAASAVFVARLTLNPDSNPWSKKLQSVTGYRASELKDCITAIHDLQLSRKGQSWNAIRDKYKQHRFKGVSSLLPPVGIPASYFEDLKE; from the exons ATGGCCGACAAGGAGAACTCCgcctacgccgccgccgcccctcgcatGACCCGCGCATCCACCAagcgcgccgccgccgtcaccgccgtcgccgtcgccgccaagCGCAAGCGCGTCGCGCTCAGCGAGATCCCCACGCTCCCCAACGGCGCCCCCCAGCCGCACGCCAAGCCCAAGAAGCCGTCGTCCCAAGTCGCCAAGCCCAAGAAGAGGTCCGTGTCGTCCCTGTCCCTCCCCGCGCCCAAGCCGGCGCCCGACGCGGTCGACGAGACCGGCGACCCGCAGCTCTGCGCTCCGTACGCGTCCGACATCTACTCCTACCTCCGATCCATGGAG GTCCAGGCGaaacggcggccggcggcggatTACATCGAGCGGGTGCAGGTGGACGTCACCCCCAACATGCGCGGCATCCTCGTCGACTGGCTCGTCGAGGTCGCCGAGGAGTACAAGCTCGTCTCCGACACGCTCTACCTCACCGTCTCATACATCGACCGCTTCCTCTCGGCCAACTCCCTCAACCGTCAGAAGCTGCAGCTCCTCGGCGTCTCTGCCATGCTCATTGCCTC GAAGTATGAGGAGATCAGCCCCCCAAACGTGGAGGACTTCTGCTACATCACTGACAACACCTACATGAAGCAGGAG CTTGTTAAGATGGAGAGGGATATACTAAACAACCTCAAGTTTGAGATGGGCAATCCTACCGCCAAGACCTTCCTAAG GATGTTCATCAAATCTGGCCAAGAAGACAAGAAG TATCCTAGCCTGTTGCTGGAGTTCATGGGGAGCTATCTCACCGAGCTGAGCCTTTTGGATTATGGCTGTGTCCGGTTCTTGCCATCAGCTGTTGCAGCCTCAGCGGTGTTCGTTGCACGGCTGACCCTTAATCCAGACTCCAACCCTTGG AGCAAGAAGTTGCAATCAGTAACCGGGTACAGGGCATCCGAGCTGAAGGACTGCATTACGGCCATACATGACCTGCAGCTCAGCAGGAAAGGGCAATCGTGGAATGCAATCCGGGACAAATACAAGCAGCACAGG TTCAAGGGTGTATCTTCATTGCTACCTCCTGTTGGGATCCCTGCATCATACTTTGAAGACCTCAAGGAGTAG